The genomic stretch CTACAAAACTATATACCTTGACCAAGAAATCTATCTATGCCGGAAGGATATGGAAGTCAAAGTTCAATGCGTTAGTAAAAGTATGTACCGATCAAAAACCGACGAGTATCATTCGGGTCCTTCGGTGAGTCTAATTATAGATGTGATAAATATAGATTCAATGCTACAACGGATGTCTGATTTCAACGCTGTTTCAACCCAACATGCTTTGAAAGTGCGTAAAAGCACATCGAGAGACTATTAAACATTGATATTTGATCCATTCATCTTAATATACATTTTATTACTAGATACTGAATTTGATACGTTTGTTAAGCGTAGATCAAACAATTGTTGGAGGGAATAAGCGCCCGTCATGCTCCCTGTCACCAACAACCTCCACTTTTAAGCCTACTCCACCAGGTACACAACCTTCACCAAAGGATTTTTCCAGAGCAATCTTCGACTGGAAGCCACTGCAATGCATAGGAAGAATATACATTGGCGAAGGTCTGAGTGAATTAGACAAAAAATTGACAGTCTTTGGTATCCTAGGACTGAATTCTGGCCCCGCAAGATGGAGGCCACCAATAATCTTTTTAAACACAAGTTTCAAACCTTGTAACATTGTACAGTTGAGCTAGAAGGATGATTACATACCATATAGATAGGCCTGTTGAAAGTCTCTACCGCATCCTTCACCACATTCACAATCCCTGCGTGAGAGCACCTATGTTTGATGTATTTATTAGAATAAAAACGATGACAGTGAAACACAAGCGTACGCGCTGAATATTACCAGCCCCTTTCCTGCAACATCGATAGCAGCATACCTTTCATCCATGATATGCTTATAACAATTTGGATATTGGCTAATATGGAAGATCATTGCAGGAAAATTGACTGACCGGTTCGTTCACCCATTTTCCACCATGACCGTTGTCTGTACTTTCCTTCATCCATCGATGTCCCCCAAGTATCCCTGTCTCAAAATCGGTTACCCTAGGTATCTCCCCACTAACCCAGATAGCGCCATCTGCCACTGCATGTCCCTCGGAGTGTGGTTCCACTATACCTCCAGCAGTTTGAATTGATTCAATGGTAGGATCTAGGGGCAAAGCACAAATTACTTTGTCATATCCTGGCCCAGGAGCAATTCCTCTAGCAATCGGACGGCTAGGGTGAACATCAACAATACAGGGACGTTTGTGAAGACCTCCGTCTATATCCTTCTTCAAGGcaagaaatgaaagaagtCCTCCAGTGTGATCGCTATGCCAATGGGATGTAATCACTCTCTCAATCCTATGGACAGGGACCTCCATAGCCTTTATATTTCTAACGAGAGATAGCGAGTCAGGTCCAGTGTCGAATAACGTCAGCCGGGAGCTCTCTTCGCCAGTGACCGATGTTTCCTGATATCTCTGTTTCAGATTCGAAAACCAGGGATAACCAATCACCTTACGATCAATGCGGAAAATCCATGAGCGCCTATTGAAATAAGTTCATTATTCTGTATACAACTCAGTTGTAGGGCTACTGACGCACATACCACAGCAAAAATTATCAAAGTCCAGCACTGGGACACCTTTCTCTTTGTCGAATACACCATGGCTAGTTTGCTGCAGATGTTGGGGCAACTCATGAGAAAACCCAGGAGGTAATTTCGTCATCCTTCCTCCCACATTTAGCTTGTGTTGTCCCTTCAGTTTCCGACATAACATCATACCATTCGATACAGTTATCCACGAGAAAGATAATAGTCAATTTATCGACCTGTTTTACTTGTGGAGGCATGTTGTagacctttgaagaaaggaCACAATCCTGAAGAACGGCGGCGATAAGTATAAATACTTCACAGAACGTAGTGGTTGGACAATGGTGTTTTTCCgccttttcttgttcttccaAATCGCGAGCAGCATCTGATGGTCATCGGTCATCCACTCAAGTACTCACGTGTTGCACTAGGTCATGCGTGTCTGTCGATGGCCATGTAAATGTTCTTAACCTTTCTGGCTTTCCTCGTTGCTCGATGCTATCAAGGTTCCAAAAAACCACGAAATGAAAGAATACTAACGGATCTCCGAACTCAAATTTGTTTAAACACCGTGATTCTCGAATGTAAAATCTATAGCATGGGATAAAAATCGTTTGCAAAAATACGGTACTCAGTGCTGTCACATTTGACGGTTGGAATCGTGCACTCTAGATCTTGTGAAACATTCGTGTTAATTCATTAACCTTCAGTGAGTAGGATCTCATTGATACCTTCTAGCAACCTTACATTCTCACAGGGATATATGCCAAGCTATATGTGATAGATTGAGTTGTGATTAATCATCGCACCCAGTTCTGAATCTCCGAGTCATTATTCGAGACTTGTTTTCTCTTGACTCGATTGTaagctatttttttgacttATTATTGGGCACATAGTTGACTATTGGAAGAACCGGCCGACCAATCTATCTGGATGCAAAGGTCTTTTGCGGAGGAGCAACAACACACCACTGAGCAGGGTTCAACGCATCTCTTGACGTTAATATACCCGATCCCCTTCCGTCCTCCTTTTATGCACTACCCTTTACATCAAGGGCGAGTCAAGGGTATTGTGAGAATATTCTAACCGCTAACTCTAGAGTACCAATAGCTCAGGTATCTTGTGGTGATTCGCACCCAAACTCAgttttcatttcttttttcacgCAGCAGAAATCAGCTTACATCAAAATTAATAGTCCCCACATAAATTACCGCAGAAAAGGAAGATCCTTCAATTCAAACTCACCATGGTATATACATCATCTTGGCCACTGGTTGGCGGTCAAAAGGGACGGCCGTGCCTTGGCACTCCACTTTGAGAAACCGGTTCTTCTTGGGATTTAAGGGCCAAAACTCGATGTTTTAGGTTAATGTATATAATGGATGCAGAAGCCAGTAGATGTCCAGTTGCTCTTTGTGGGACCCCCCGGTTTTCCCCAGACTCAAGATGTCCGTGGATTCCAAACGCAGCTCTGAACTCAAGAAGGAGGACCTTGAGGAAAAACGCGACCTTGAATCCCCAATTGGCGCCCACTATGATCCTGAATTCGTCAGAAAAACATTGTATGCTTCTTGTGTCGCTCCTTCAATTCCCTTTCTCAAAGGctatgctttttttttcaaggcgTCTCGTAGACTGGCGTATGCTGCCTCTCCTTGGTTTTCTATATTCAGTCGCCCTCATCGATCGTACCAACCTGGGTATTGCAAGAGCTGCCGGCATGGAGATCGAACTTGTGAGCTGAAATCCCTGAAAGTATATCAAGATGTGCTGAATACTTTTTACAACAGAAATTGTACATCGGGGAACGTTACAGTATTGCTTCAATGATTTACTTCATCCCATATATCATATTGTACGTTGAATGGTGTACTTTCTATTCAACTCTAATAATTTATATGAATGAATTATACAGACAAATTCCTGGCAACATCGTACTTCGATGGATCGGCGCACGAACCTGGCTCACAATCTGCGTGGTTGGTTGGGGCATAGCACAGCTCGGAATGGGTTTCGTTAAGACCTGGGGCTGGCTAGTGTTTTGCCGTGTCTGGCTTGGTGTATTTGAGGTATGGTCATGTCACATTGTTGATTCTGCGCCGAAATAGATACTAATCATATGCATTATAGGCGGGCTTCTTCCCAGCACTGGTTTTTATTATAACTACCTGGTATAAGCGGCATGAAGTTCAAAAGCGGCTCGCGATATTTTACCTTATTTCCATCCTCCTTGGAGGGTTTAGTTCCCTTCTTGCATTTGGCATCGCGCATCTGTCTGGAAGGGGAGGCTATCTTGGTTGGTCGTGGATATTCATCATTGAAGGGACAGTTACTATCGTTCTTGGGATCCTTGCATGGCTTTTTGTTCCCGACTTTCCAGACAAGAGTACCTTCGTGACTGACGAACAACGCAAGGTACGAAGTTTCCACTCTGCTTTTATCTCATAAGTCATACCACTTGCAGATGATTTTGGATCGAGTGGAAGCCGACCGCGGGGATTCAATTCCTGACAAAATGACGACTGCCAAACTCTTCCATCATTTAAGCGATCCTATCGTTTGGATCATGGGTAAGAGGAATCTGCATTTGTGTGTCGAATTAGGGCTAACCTTTACTCAAGCTCTGATGTTTTTGTGCTCGACAATGCCTGCATATGCTCTTGGGTTCTTCATCACCATCATTTTAAAGAGCATGGGATACAGCACCTTCAAGTCCCTTGTCTTAACTTGTCCCCCCTATGTTTTTGCTGTTAGTTCTTTTCAGTAACGATTCCTGTCCTTTTGCTGACCTTTTGTGTAGGCCATAAGCACCTTTGTATTCGCCTACATTTCGGATAAATCCAAACAGCGAGCACTGTGGCTTGCTGTCCAAAATCTTATATGCATCACTGGCTTGTTCATAACGGCCTACCATAAGAAAGACCCAGTTCGGTACTTTGGTCTTTTCTTGGTGAACGCTGGTGCATCTGGATGTATTCCAGGTATTCTTGCATATGTGTGTCAATTTTATTTTGCTGGATTTCTTTTGATTTATAAAAACAACTCTATCAGCACTCGAATAACATCACGGGACACACAAAACGCTCTGTCTCTACAGCAGTTATCATTGCAGCTGGTGGCGTAGGCGGTATTTTTGCCACGATGGTATACCGACAGAAAGACTTCCCAAAGTAAATTTCATCACCAGTCATTTTGTCTCTGGAAGCCATGAAACTGACGGCTCTTCACTGCAAGATATATGCCAGGAATGTGGGCTACTATCGGCTGCCAATTCTGCATGTTTATATGTCTTGGAATCACGACAGCAGTGTTCTGGCGTCGAAACAAAGAATATAAAGAAGGAAAGCGAGGTCCTTTGGAAAGCACACCCGGTTTCTACTATACTCTATAGGGCCCCAGTATGGATGTGTACATTTTATCTCATGTATTTTTATTACCTTACGATCGTAAACGAACAGCTCGCTTGACAACCTCGATAGTGTTATACACACAAACAATAAATCAGAGTAGAGCGTGTAGTGGTTACAAAAAAGGGAAACTATATAATGTACACAGATAATCCACAATTAGCTGCCAATAAATCGACAGATGCATAAATTCGTGAGCATTCTTTAGAAATTTATTCCCAGTCGCTATCACCGTCGTCATCGGTTTCTTTGCGCATTGATGGCTTCACATCATCCACGACACTAATGTTGGCGGAGGACACAAGATCGAAGCTGCCTTCGCTACTCACCCTAGGACTTGGTGTTCCCGCAGTATCGAGACTTGTTGAAGGAGGAGTAAGGCCATCAGTCATTGGCTTCTTGGCAGCCTAAGGGTTTGGTGTGAGTAATTAGGATagaaatcagaaaatcaaaaactTACCACAGTATTAGATGGACTTTGACTTGGCTGCGTATGTTTACTTGTTGTTGGTGACGatgcttcatcttcttcgtcttcccaGCTAAAGTCGTCTTCATTTTCAATAGTCCCTAAAAGGGCGTCGGTGATATTAAACAAAGCAGACCACAAGGGAAAAAAGGCATACTTTGAAGTAAAGCCTTTCGCTTTTCCTCCTCGGAACGAATTTGATGAGTACGGAAGAAAAATCTGAGCCAAAAGGTAGTCTGGTTCATTTCAGAAGGCACTAAACACCAAAGAAATATAAGATTGATGATACACCAAAAACAAAGCAAGAACGTACCTAATGTTTCTTGAAGTTGCTTCAAGGATTGATTATCGTTGGAGTCCTGTAAAGCGGTTTCAATCTTAGATTTCCATTCTGCGCCTTCAACACCACCATCCAGAGTATCgacttccttttccttccacAGATTATATTGTTCTTTCACGCCTTCTTCCGCTTCAGGATCGTGCCTGATGATTGTGGGATCTTGCTTGAGCCGTCGTAAGAGGGCCTCTGCCCGGCTGATAACAGCACTCTGGGTCTCCAGACTCTTCGTATTGCTtccttctttctcctttccaACCAAATTAGGCTCCGGTAGCATCCACATATCTGCACCATCCCAAAGAACATTCGACCCGTTTCCATTTACCTGATCTGGAGGTATAACCTTGACGGCTTCGCGGAGCACCTCCCCGGCCTCCTTCATCGCTTCACGCAGGAGAGTCTCACTTTTATGCGCATATTCCTCTGCCTGGGCAAGGGTGACGCCCTGCACGCGTTGGAGCTCTGACAGGATGTTCGCACGCATTTGCTGTATGTCTATACTTTCTGATGCATGCTTCAACGACTCTGGAATGTTGTTCTGGACAGTCTGGACGATGTTGGGAGGTAAAGCCGCTTGAATACGCGAGAAAAGAGTCGCagaagatgttgaagaagacGGTGTTTCTCGAGCCGCAGAGGCAGAAGTAGACGCTTCTCCGGAAGACGTAGAGGCTTCCGTTGTCCCAGCACCTGTCGAAGTGCCCTCCTCTTTATTAGTATTTTCATCAATAGTCGTCGCGGGCGTATCGGTCGTTGTGAGCTTGGTTAACTCCTTCTGTGCTTGAACTACAACATCTCCAAAATCTTTTTTGGCATGTTCAAAGACAGTTTGGCTCTGAAGTTAAAGGTTTGCGCCGTATAATCATGGCAATGGCAGAAACGCACTTGTTTCCTAAATCCACCCCAGAAACGTCCCAGCTGGCCAATAACCTGATTTACCTCTTCATTGAGAGACGGTTGTTCGGGCTGATTCGGATTTGGAGTTGTGGACCTTGTAATATCGAGGGGGTCAAGAAAGTTCATGATGCAATCGTTCCAGGCAAGTCAAGGACACAAGTTAGGAGGCCAGTGCATCCTCCAAGTGAATTTGGTCGTGATTACATAGTTGATCACTGATCAGCCAATAGCAGCCTGATCGGCTCCACAATAGGCAATTTGGTTGCAATGAGCGCACTCGAATTGGCCCGGTTCAGCGGCTGAATCAACTGCAGTTGCTGTTCATTTCAGCAAATTAGCTCTCCGCAATCACCACGACGAGTTATACCACTCACTCTTCCGCGTCCAGGGGCGACGCCATCCAGATGGTTCCCATCGCTACGTCTTCTCAAGACACAGAACCATATCACGACTATACGGAGGGTGCATCGGCATTAGATATAGACCAGGCTCTCGACAACAGACGACGCTCTCGACGCGACTCTCAGTACAGCACTTATTTCGATACAGATGGAGACGGTGCTGTGTTTTCTGGCCCTGGCCATGTGGCCAATCCTAGCAGTGTCTCGAGGATGTCACATATGGAATTGGGTCGGAGAAGTAGTGACGCTTGGTTAACTCGCCGGAAGAGCATAGAGTCCAGGCCGTCGCATCGGAAGAGACGAGACAGTAAAAGCAGTCAAGTATCTCGGCAAAGCGTGGAAGGTGCAGAGAGACCACctcccgacgacgacgacttgaGTTTACATTCGGACGATGACGACATAGCTTCCACTGGGAGACGAAGGAGGCAGCGAAGATCCCCATCTCCGCCATCACGGGCTGGTGTGTTCAACAATTTGGCTCATTTATTTGGAAGAACAGGTACCTCTGAAGACAGGAGACCCTCTGTATCCCAAAGGTCGTCTACTAGCCGTATCTCCAGACGGAGCCGAAGTCGAGATGCTGTTTCCGAAAACGCAGTGGATACAGATGATAATGAAGAGGAGCGCTGGGGATACTCGTCAGGCGAAGAATATTCAGATTCCGAGTCTGGTCAATCGGCGGATGTTATTCACGACAATGCGTCAATAACAGCGAGTATGCAGTATGACTCGGAGCCCTCCAGTCCTCTCGAAGCTAGCCAAAATCTACCTCTGCTAAACATTGACCCTGTCTTCGGAGGAGAAGCTCGTATAGATATGGATACTACATTTACTTTGCTtgaacctcctccaccaGGACCACCTAGCAGGCAAACGATATACATCGCAGACGAAGACAGTACTGTCCGCTTTGTGGGATACGAAACAATAACTCTGCGCGTTTGGTTATGGCGAACATGTTGTGTTCTAACTTGCGGAATCCTTGGTTTGCTTGGACATTGGTTTCCTTATCTATGGCTTCGATGTGTTGCTCGGGAGAAAGCTTTCAAAGATGCACATAATGGATTTTTGGTCGTTGAGGTAAGTCATAAAATCAGCTTTCTGTTCTGTTACTTATGCTTCATAGTCAGCATATAAAGCAATAGTCTTAATTCCGATCCAACTCCTTGAATACCCGTATCGTATATCCACCGTCTTCTTGGAGTCTGTCCCAACGATACCCGGAACAAGTTCACTTGTTCTAGACGAGCAATATAACGATCCAAACGCCATTCTTAAACATTTGCTTATTGTCGATTACCGACACACGCGATTTGCCATCGATCCCAGAACAGGACTTTTCGAGATGGTTAGGTCGGTCTTTCACCTTTATGCATTCAATTTGTCAGCTTAAACCTATGGCAGAGACTGGAGGGACCCAAGCTGGAGTAATGTGCAAGCTGCACACAGAGGCATCGATCAGGAAACTAAAGAACAGCGCAAGATTGTGTTCGGAAAAAACGAAATAGACATCGAGGGGAAATCTACAGTATCTCTTCTGGTCGACGAGGTCAGTCAATTATTCTATGTAGACTATTTTCGTTCTTATGTCTTATCGCTAGGTTATTCATCCCTTCTACGTGTTTCAAATAGCAAGCATCATCTTGTGGTCACTGGATGATTATTATTACTATGCGTTTTGCATAGGGTTAATTTCAGTAATTAGTATCACTACTACCCTTATCGAGACGAAGAAGGTGTGCGCGATCTATCCCAATGACTTTATTGGGTGTCCATTGAAAGAATATTTTCTCTCTAGACTGTGGCACGTATGAGGGAAATGTCAAAATTAATTTGCACTATGGATGTGCTGAAGAACGGTTTTTGTATGACATCCTTTTTCTTACCTAATatgatttctttctttacaATCCCCtccaacagggacagaaacagaTTCGAGCGAGCTTGTACCGGGAGATATCGTCAATCTATCAACATCGCACTTGTCCTTGATCCCAGCTGACTTCTTTCTTCTGTCTGGAGACGCTATCGTCAATGAGAGCATGTTGACTGGAGAAAGTGTCCCTGTTAGCAAAACCCCTGTCAGAGACGAAGACATAATCCGGTGGCGAGACGAAAAGACGGAGAACGCCAAAACTTTCCTTTATTGCGGCACGAAGGTTGTTCGTATCCGAGGTACGTTCACCAACGAGGGTCAGGGACGGCCAGCTCTTGCTGTTGTGGCTAGGACCGGTAAGGTCTATTTGACTGTATCCAGGTCTGTCATCTAATAATGTGTCTGTCAGGTTTCAACACAACGAAGGGCGCTTTGATTCGCTCTATGTTGTTCCCCAAACCCATTGGATTCAAATTCTATCGTGACTCTGTCAGATTCATTGGAGTTCTAGCCGGCATTGCTGGGTTGGGTTTTTGCTTCAGTGCGATTGAATTTGTGAGGATTGGTGTATGTGTATCCCTTAATATTTTACACCTGTTCAATTCTAAATCGTGCTTAATACCACAGCTTCCATGGCAAACCATTCTAGTTCGTGCATTGGACTTGATAACCGTTGTAGTGCCACCGGCTCTCCCAGCAACCTTATCCATAGGTACAAGTTTTGCAGTAGGCCGTCTGCGTAAACTCGGAATCTACTGTATATCTCCCAGCCGTGTCAACGTCGCCGGAAAAATCAACGTGTGCTGTTTCGACAAAACCGGTACACTAACCGAAGACGGACTGGACATTCTCGGTGTGCGCAGTCTTGACAAGAATGAAGAGCGCCTGTTCGGCGAGCTGTGTGAAGATGTGCATGATCTGCCtcttggaaaagaaaaggcaacCTTTTTGCATGCTCTGGCGACGTGCCACTCTCTGAAAATGGTCGACGGGGAGGTAATTGGTGACCCGCTAGATGTGAAAATGTTTGGGTTTACCAAATGGACATTGGAAGAAGGCCGGGTCGCGGGCACTGGGAATATTAAGGCCAAGGGCACGGTGGTGGATCAGGCGGCGCTTGTGCAAACTGTTGTTAGACCTCCAGGAAGCGCGCAGTTTCGTTTGGAGGATGCGCTGAAGGGGTCTGCGAGGGTGAGACGAATTAATCAGTTTACATTGATGCTGTTCGAGCTAATAAAATTTTTACAGCACGCTCATTTCCTCGAGTTGGGTGTCATTCGGGCGTTTGATTTCGTTTCTTCGCTTCGTCGCATGAGTGTTATCGTCAAGAGGCTCAAGAGCAGCAGTATGGAAATCTATGTGAAAGGCGCGCCGGAAGTTATGGCGGATATTTGTGACAAATCTTCTTGTGCGTATTTTTCGGTCACTTATGCAACCTTGTATGTATTGATATGTTGGGTTTCTCTCAAGTTCCAACGGATTACGACGATCTATTATCATATTATACAAAGCGGGGTTATCGAGTCATTGCTATTGCTGGGAAAAGCATAGAGGGTTTATCATGGCTAAAAGCTCAAAGAATGAAAAGGTATTAAAGTCACCTACTTTCTACAAACACTGGCACACAATTAATTCATTAATTCTAGAGAGCAAGCGGAATCCGGACTCAAATTTTTGGGGTTGGTTATCTTTGAAAATCGATTGAAACCCGGTACAGCGCCTGCAATACAGGCACTGCGTTCCGCGCACCTGGCGTGCAGGATGATAACTGGGGACAACCCTCTCACTGCTGTCAGCGTTGCGCGTGAATGTAGCTTGATCAATCAGGCGGCACATGTTTTCGCGCCTATCTTTTCTCGCGGTATGTCTTTGTCCACTCCTCCCTACTCTCTCCTTGCCGTTCTCGTccacgaaaaaaaatgacatcTGACATCCCGTCTGTCTGCATTTTAGGGAATGCGTCGATTCCGGCGTCTAAGCTTGTGTGGTCTTCGATGGATGATCCGCTATGGAAACTGGACTCGTATAGCCTAAAACCAATGCCACCGCCACCGCACCTTGCAGTCGAGGGGGATGAAATTAATTATCAGGATTACTCCCTGGTCATCACGGGCGACGTATTCCGGTGGATGTTAAACTATGCGCCGTTGG from Psilocybe cubensis strain MGC-MH-2018 chromosome 2, whole genome shotgun sequence encodes the following:
- a CDS encoding 7,8-dihydropterin-6-methyl-4-(beta-D-ribofuranosyl)-aminobenzene-5'-phosphate synthase, which gives rise to MPPQVKQVDKLTIIFLVDNCIEWMTKLPPGFSHELPQHLQQTSHGVFDKEKGVPVLDFDNFCCGAHGFSALIETSVTGEESSRLTLFDTGPDSLSLVRNIKAMEVPVHRIERVITSHWHSDHTGGLLSFLALKKDIDGGLHKRPCIVDVHPSRPIARGIAPGPGYDKVICALPLDPTIESIQTAGGIVEPHSEGHAVADGAIWVSGEIPRVTDFETGILGGHRWMKESTDNGHGGKWVNEPHIMDERYAAIDVAGKGLVIFSACSHAGIVNVVKDAVETFNRPIYMIIGGLHLAGPEFSPRIPKTVNFLSNSLRPSPMYILPMHCSGFQSKIALEKSFGEGCVPGGVGLKVEVVGDREHDGRLFPPTIV
- a CDS encoding putative transporter C11D3.18C, producing the protein MSVDSKRSSELKKEDLEEKRDLESPIGAHYDPEFVRKTLRLVDWRMLPLLGFLYSVALIDRTNLGIARAAGMEIELKLYIGERYSIASMIYFIPYIILQIPGNIVLRWIGARTWLTICVVGWGIAQLGMGFVKTWGWLVFCRVWLGVFEAGFFPALVFIITTWYKRHEVQKRLAIFYLISILLGGFSSLLAFGIAHLSGRGGYLGWSWIFIIEGTVTIVLGILAWLFVPDFPDKSTFVTDEQRKMILDRVEADRGDSIPDKMTTAKLFHHLSDPIVWIMALMFLCSTMPAYALGFFITIILKSMGYSTFKSLVLTCPPYVFAAISTFVFAYISDKSKQRALWLAVQNLICITGLFITAYHKKDPVRYFGLFLVNAGASGCIPGILAYHSNNITGHTKRSVSTAVIIAAGGVGGIFATMVYRQKDFPKYMPGMWATIGCQFCMFICLGITTAVFWRRNKEYKEGKRGPLESTPGFYYTL
- a CDS encoding putative cation-transporting ATPase (putative cation-transporting ATPase C1672.11c) — encoded protein: MVPIATSSQDTEPYHDYTEGASALDIDQALDNRRRSRRDSQYSTYFDTDGDGAVFSGPGHVANPSSVSRMSHMELGRRSSDAWLTRRKSIESRPSHRKRRDSKSSQVSRQSVEGAERPPPDDDDLSLHSDDDDIASTGRRRRQRRSPSPPSRAGVFNNLAHLFGRTGTSEDRRPSVSQRSSTSRISRRSRSRDAVSENAVDTDDNEEERWGYSSGEEYSDSESGQSADVIHDNASITASMQYDSEPSSPLEASQNLPLLNIDPVFGGEARIDMDTTFTLLEPPPPGPPSRQTIYIADEDSTVRFVGYETITLRVWLWRTCCVLTCGILGLLGHWFPYLWLRCVAREKAFKDAHNGFLVVESAYKAIVLIPIQLLEYPYRISTVFLESVPTIPGTSSLVLDEQYNDPNAILKHLLIVDYRHTRFAIDPRTGLFEMVRDWRDPSWSNVQAAHRGIDQETKEQRKIVFGKNEIDIEGKSTVSLLVDEVIHPFYVFQIASIILWSLDDYYYYAFCIGLISVISITTTLIETKKTVARMREMSKLICTMDVLKNGFWTETDSSELVPGDIVNLSTSHLSLIPADFFLLSGDAIVNESMLTGESVPVSKTPVRDEDIIRWRDEKTENAKTFLYCGTKVVRIRGTFTNEGQGRPALAVVARTGFNTTKGALIRSMLFPKPIGFKFYRDSVRFIGVLAGIAGLGFCFSAIEFVRIGLPWQTILVRALDLITVVVPPALPATLSIGTSFAVGRLRKLGIYCISPSRVNVAGKINVCCFDKTGTLTEDGLDILGVRSLDKNEERLFGELCEDVHDLPLGKEKATFLHALATCHSLKMVDGEVIGDPLDVKMFGFTKWTLEEGRVAGTGNIKAKGTVVDQAALVQTVVRPPGSAQFRLEDALKGSARHAHFLELGVIRAFDFVSSLRRMSVIVKRLKSSSMEIYVKGAPEVMADICDKSSFPTDYDDLLSYYTKRGYRVIAIAGKSIEGLSWLKAQRMKREQAESGLKFLGLVIFENRLKPGTAPAIQALRSAHLACRMITGDNPLTAVSVARECSLINQAAHVFAPIFSRGNASIPASKLVWSSMDDPLWKLDSYSLKPMPPPPHLAVEGDEINYQDYSLVITGDVFRWMLNYAPLETTTELIDILAATYEQMLVKTQIFARMSPDEKNEVVERLQTLGYTVLMCGDGANDCAALKAADVGISLSEAEASVAAPFTTSTPDIGCVLEVIKEGRAALVTSFSCFKYMALYSMIQFTSVTLLYSFASSLGDFQFLYIDLFIIIPIAVTMGRTLPYPRIYPKRPTASLVSKKVLASIIGQIVITSTVQFWAYFWVRRQEWYTPPPTTLPSEGGDNKLESTNFENSVLFYISCFQYILIAAVFSIGPPYRKSMWTNGWLMFSMCLLSAFNVLVLLAPPTIFVKLLELMSFPSGARYTLLLAASINVVVCLGYEAWGTQGVSSVLGAGMRWWQRSRRRVRDGKTYKVVEGGMR